TGTCGCGCTGTTGCGAACCCACGTGGAACGACACACCGTAAGGCACCAGGCCCAGGTCGCGAGCGAGGATCAGCAGGTCCATGGCCATGTCGGTCTGGCAGCCGAACTTGCGCGACAGCGGCCAGTCGGCGGTGGTGGAGCCTTCGGTGAGAATGCGCACGTAGACTTTCGAACCCGGTGCGGCCTTGGCGATGTTGCGCAGGTCGGCCTCGGAGTCGGTGGCGTACAGGCGCACGCCCTTGTCATAGAAGTAGCGGATGTCCTTGGACTTCTTGATGGTGTTGCCGTAGCTGATGTTGGCCGGGTTGACGCCGCGGCCCAGCACCTTGTCCAGCTCGTAGATCGAAGCGATGTCGAAGCTGGAGCCTTTTTCGTGCAGCAGGTCGATGATCTCGACGGCCGGGTTGGCCTTGACCGCGTAGTAGACCTTGGCGAATTCGAAACCGGCGCGCAGGTCGTCGTAGGCCTGGGAGATCATCTGGGTGTCGATGACCACGAACGGGGTTTCTTGCTGGTCGGCGAAAGACTTCATTTTCTGAAAGGTTTCGCGCGCGAAATAGTCTTCGACGTTAATCGACATGCGTTGGGAACTCCTACTGGCAAACGTTGGTAATCAATGGGTTTAAGGACATGTCATTGATGACAGTGCCTTGTGAACGTCCTCCGTATCCCCACTTTGGTTCGCCTACTTCCCAAGGCATGTCGCCGAAAGCAAAAAGGCCATGGGAAATCTGCCCTTGGCCTTGCTGTCTCGTCGTCAGTACTTGAGCCGGATGGATCGTTTCCAGCATGGACGTTCGGCGCGAACTTTAGGCGGTGAGGGGGCTGAGATCAACAAAAAATGTCGCGTTTTTGCACTTGTCTGACGTGCGTTATCGACACCTCTCTTTGTAGCCGACACAGATGACGGACAGATGTTCCCGAAGAATTCTCGAGTGTTAAAAATACCTGCACGTTCGACGCTTTTGCGTGCCAAGTAGCTGGGAAGTATGAAAGCGTCAACATCGGCGACGTTAGCGGCGAGAGGGCGGTTTGAGGGGGATTTTGGCTGTTTCGGAGGAGGGCGCCGGACAGCTCTGACCGGGGCGGCTGTTGATATTTTTTTCCGGCGTGTGGGTGGGCCAAAAACACCTGGTGGCGAGGGCGCTTGCTCGCGCCGGATGCGCAGCAGCCCCATTCTTTTTGCAAAGAGGGGCCGCTTCACGGTCCCGAGGGAGCAAGCGCCCTCGCCACAGGTTGGTTATTGGCTATTTATTGATCAGGCGACCACTGTTTCAGCCGGCGAGACGATATTGGTCTTCATCCCCCGCGAACGCCCGGAGCTCAGGTAGGCGGCGATGGATTCCTGAGTCACCTCGCCCAGGAATACCCGCTCGGCATCCATCACCGGCAGCCACGAGCGGTTGAACTCGTACATGCGCGACAGAAGAATCCGCAGGTGTTCGTCGTAGGCGGCTGTAGCGTTGAACTCTCGCAGGAACTGGGCGCAGGTGCCGGTCTGACGGTGCAGGTCGCGACGACGTACATAACCCAGAGCCTTGTTCTCGGCACAGGTCACCACCACGTAGCGCCGGTCGTGTTCGTCCATCAGTTCCAGGGCGTCGGCTACCGGGGTTTCCGGGCTGACCGACGGGGCGTTGTCCGCGGCGTCTTCGGCCTTGACCAGCAACAGGCGTTTCAAGGTGCTGTCCTGGCCGACGAAATTGCTGACGAAGTCGTCCGCCGGGTGCGCCAGCAGGGTGTCGGGGTGATCGATCTGCAGCAGCTTGCCGGCACGGAAGATGGCGATCTTGTCCCCCAGCTTGATGGCTTCGTCGATGTCATGGCTGACCATGATCACGGTCTTGTTCAGCGCCCGCTGCATCTCGAAGAATTCGTTCTGGATCATCTCGCGGTTGATCGGGTCCACCGCGCCGAAGGGCTCGTCCATCAGCAGCAGCGGAGCGTCCGCCGCCAGGGCGCGGATCACCCCGATGCGCTGTTGCTGGCCACCGGACAGTTCCCGTGGGTAGCGATGCAGGTACTGCTTGGGTTCGAGCTTGATCATGCTCATCAGCTCGCGGGCCCGGTCGTGGCATTTCTGCTTGTCCCAGCCCAGCAGGCGTGGCACCACCACGATGTTTTCCTCGATGGTCATGTTGGGGAACAGGCCGATCTGCTGGATCACGTAGCCGATGTTGCGGCGCAGGGTCACTTCGTCGAGATCGGTGGTGTCCTCGCCATTGATCAGCACCTTGCCCGAGGTGGGCATGATCAGGCGGTTGATCATTTTCAGCGTGGTGCTCTTGCCGCAGCCGGAGGGCCCGAGGAACACGCAGATCTCGCCTTCATTGACGGTCAGGCTTACCGAGTCGACGGCTTTGACATCCTTGCCGTTGCTGCGAAAGGTCTTGGTCAGGTTTTGAAGTTCGATCATTTCAGGAGTCCTTTTGGAGTCAGCGAGCGTTGCAGCCATTGCAGAAGCAGGTCGGCGAAGATGGCCAGGAGACTGACCAGCACGGCGCCGACGATCAGCATCGACATGTCGCTGCGGCTGATGGAAGCAAGAATGAGTACGCCCAGGCCGCCGGCGCCGATGGTGGCGGCGATGGTCATGACGCCGATGTTCATCACCACGGCGGTGCGTACCCCGGCGAGGATCACCGGCACCGCGATCGGCAACTCGACCATGCGCAGGCGCTGGCCGAAGGTCATGCCGATGCCGCGGGCGGCTTCACGAATGCCCGGTTCGACGCCGGTCAGCGCCAGGTAGGTGTTGCGCATGATCGGCAGCAGGGAATAGAGGAACACCGCGGTGATAGCCGGTAGCGGGCCCAGGCCCTGGCCGAACTTGGAGTAGAACGGCAGCAGCAGGCCGAACAGGGCGATGGACGGAATGGTCAGCAGCACGGTGGCGCTGGCCTGCAGTGGGCCGGCAAGGGTCGGGAAGCGGGTCATCAGCACGCCCAGGGGCACGCCGAAGACGATGGCCAGGGTGACGGCGATGCCCACCAGGGTGATGTGCTGCCAGGTCAGGTGCAGGACCTGGGCCCAATCGAGATGGGAAAAGGCGTTCAGGAATTCCATGTCTTCTCCTCTTTAGTTGATCGGGTGCTGGCGCAGGAAATCTGCGGCCACGGCGGATGGGCTTTCATGGTCGACGTCGACCCGCGCGTTCAGCTGGCGCATGGTTTCGTCGTCGAACAGCGCCGCCAGCGGCTTGAGCTCGGCGGCCAGTT
The DNA window shown above is from Pseudomonas protegens CHA0 and carries:
- a CDS encoding betaine/proline/choline family ABC transporter ATP-binding protein (Members of the family are the ATP-binding subunit of ABC transporters for substrates such as betaine, L-proline or other amino acids, choline, carnitine, etc. The substrate specificity is best determined from the substrate-binding subunit, rather than this subunit, as it interacts with the permease subunit and not with substrate directly.), giving the protein MIELQNLTKTFRSNGKDVKAVDSVSLTVNEGEICVFLGPSGCGKSTTLKMINRLIMPTSGKVLINGEDTTDLDEVTLRRNIGYVIQQIGLFPNMTIEENIVVVPRLLGWDKQKCHDRARELMSMIKLEPKQYLHRYPRELSGGQQQRIGVIRALAADAPLLLMDEPFGAVDPINREMIQNEFFEMQRALNKTVIMVSHDIDEAIKLGDKIAIFRAGKLLQIDHPDTLLAHPADDFVSNFVGQDSTLKRLLLVKAEDAADNAPSVSPETPVADALELMDEHDRRYVVVTCAENKALGYVRRRDLHRQTGTCAQFLREFNATAAYDEHLRILLSRMYEFNRSWLPVMDAERVFLGEVTQESIAAYLSSGRSRGMKTNIVSPAETVVA
- a CDS encoding ABC transporter permease; amino-acid sequence: MEFLNAFSHLDWAQVLHLTWQHITLVGIAVTLAIVFGVPLGVLMTRFPTLAGPLQASATVLLTIPSIALFGLLLPFYSKFGQGLGPLPAITAVFLYSLLPIMRNTYLALTGVEPGIREAARGIGMTFGQRLRMVELPIAVPVILAGVRTAVVMNIGVMTIAATIGAGGLGVLILASISRSDMSMLIVGAVLVSLLAIFADLLLQWLQRSLTPKGLLK